One segment of Allorhodopirellula heiligendammensis DNA contains the following:
- the cmr4 gene encoding type III-B CRISPR module RAMP protein Cmr4 translates to MNSRLFGMLAETSVHPGGGQDAGFVDLPVAREKATDYPVIVGSSLKGAIKDAMRDVQLKNIDQIFGRQENAGQLIVGDARLLLLPVRSLQGAYRWTTCSQLLNRFSRDAARTGVGGLGKIPRIGDGDCMCTVATGKPVYLEERQFDSIGEVDGSIIEMIRPLMPSVSDFLHERLVVLSDDDFAWFARYGLSVNARNQLDIETKTSKNLWYEETLPPDSLFYCILSDRGPGVKAVAAIESKLNESGYLQVGGNQTVGQGVFAVTPISSDASPEAAV, encoded by the coding sequence ATGAATAGCCGCTTATTTGGCATGTTGGCTGAGACGTCGGTTCATCCTGGCGGTGGCCAGGACGCTGGTTTCGTGGACCTGCCCGTCGCTCGCGAAAAGGCGACTGACTATCCCGTCATCGTTGGATCATCCCTCAAAGGAGCGATCAAGGACGCGATGCGTGATGTTCAACTCAAAAATATCGATCAGATATTCGGCCGGCAGGAAAATGCGGGCCAGTTGATCGTTGGCGATGCTCGATTGTTGTTATTGCCCGTCCGCAGCCTGCAAGGTGCGTATCGCTGGACGACGTGTTCGCAGCTTCTCAATCGATTCTCGCGTGATGCGGCTCGAACGGGCGTTGGCGGTTTGGGGAAAATACCTCGCATTGGTGACGGCGATTGCATGTGTACGGTTGCGACGGGAAAACCTGTGTACTTGGAAGAACGGCAGTTTGATTCTATCGGTGAGGTCGACGGTTCCATCATCGAGATGATCCGTCCGTTGATGCCGTCAGTGAGTGACTTCCTCCACGAGCGATTGGTCGTACTCAGTGATGATGACTTTGCTTGGTTTGCTCGCTACGGTTTGAGTGTCAATGCTCGAAATCAGTTGGATATTGAAACGAAGACCAGTAAAAATCTTTGGTATGAAGAAACGCTGCCGCCTGATTCGCTGTTCTACTGCATTCTTTCGGATCGCGGTCCAGGCGTTAAGGCAGTCGCGGCGATTGAGAGCAAATTGAACGAATCGGGCTATCTCCAAGTCGGTGGAAACCAAACCGTGGGTCAGGGAGTCTTTGCTGTCACGCCGATCTCGTCGGACGCCTCGCCGGAGGCAGCGGTATGA
- the cmr5 gene encoding type III-B CRISPR module-associated protein Cmr5 yields the protein MNTTATKPTLDQQRAAHALQMIQKINSDNYDGMYVSYVSALPATIAMNGIGQALATELAKDKGKKQSHRYLFDHVTDWLTTPGRPLESAEKANDPQSVFRALTESQEIYIAAQIEAMAYIHWLKQFSRAFLVDRVFDEGGSSDE from the coding sequence ATGAACACGACTGCAACCAAACCAACGCTCGACCAGCAACGCGCCGCCCATGCGCTGCAAATGATTCAAAAAATCAACTCGGACAACTATGACGGCATGTACGTCAGTTACGTCTCGGCCTTACCGGCTACGATCGCGATGAACGGCATCGGCCAAGCACTCGCAACGGAGCTGGCAAAGGACAAAGGCAAGAAGCAATCGCACCGATACCTGTTTGATCACGTGACCGATTGGTTGACGACGCCTGGTCGCCCGCTCGAGTCAGCGGAAAAGGCCAACGATCCACAGTCGGTTTTCCGTGCCCTCACCGAGTCACAGGAAATCTATATCGCCGCCCAAATTGAAGCGATGGCGTACATCCATTGGCTCAAGCAATTCTCGCGAGCATTTTTGGTCGATCGTGTGTTCGATGAAGGGGGATCGAGCGATGAATAG
- the cmr6 gene encoding type III-B CRISPR module RAMP protein Cmr6, with protein MNSLMQEKSGTPSYHSPLPRDLAEAAPWKHDTNGNLGLIFDKCGDAWTWDTTTGKVLVFNPPKDERAGKNRDWLDEFVAMANQRAGRSDGQLQNACDRQRRMIQQLGGGICYVRNESRFVTGMGRQHPLENGFSWHPTLGTPYLAGSGLKGMFRAWLRECGLGDQDSRIIQRCGGRGQIGELVFFDMLPLQRVRVVKEIMTPHYGDYYRKPSPGESRKPPGDWQSPNPISFLAVEADQPWQFGIAVRPMCDDNGVLLRSRERRERLGELIDKPVVGSESLLDGLDWVGLGAKTNIGMGCFTVDSEIERKIEVEEETARRQRDAAIEEARKAAEFTESLASASPQLQALMKQQRAESWTRAADDQKMTQGILDFAKSNPDPPQDCLDWIRDFIESIPNYKGVWTNANAMQGKRNDKPKYGSPKGSKVRDIVNQLNPELES; from the coding sequence ATGAATAGCTTGATGCAAGAGAAATCGGGAACGCCCTCCTACCATTCGCCATTGCCGAGAGATTTAGCGGAAGCCGCCCCGTGGAAACATGACACAAACGGGAATCTCGGCTTGATCTTTGACAAATGCGGGGATGCCTGGACCTGGGACACGACGACAGGAAAAGTCCTCGTGTTCAATCCACCGAAAGACGAGCGGGCGGGCAAGAACCGTGATTGGTTGGATGAGTTTGTGGCCATGGCCAACCAACGAGCAGGTCGCAGCGATGGTCAACTGCAAAACGCTTGCGATCGGCAACGGCGGATGATTCAGCAGTTGGGCGGAGGCATCTGTTACGTTCGCAACGAAAGTCGTTTTGTCACTGGCATGGGCCGACAGCATCCACTTGAAAACGGATTCTCTTGGCATCCGACTCTAGGGACGCCGTACCTGGCCGGCAGTGGACTGAAGGGCATGTTCCGGGCTTGGTTGCGAGAATGCGGGTTGGGCGATCAAGACTCCCGGATCATCCAGCGGTGCGGGGGACGCGGACAAATCGGCGAACTTGTGTTTTTTGACATGTTACCTTTGCAGCGGGTGCGTGTGGTGAAGGAGATCATGACGCCGCACTATGGAGACTACTACCGCAAGCCGTCACCGGGAGAGTCACGCAAGCCGCCCGGCGATTGGCAGTCCCCCAACCCGATATCGTTTTTGGCCGTTGAGGCAGATCAGCCGTGGCAATTTGGCATCGCGGTACGACCGATGTGCGACGACAACGGTGTCCTGTTACGCTCGCGAGAGCGGCGTGAACGATTGGGTGAATTGATTGATAAGCCAGTCGTTGGATCCGAGAGTTTACTCGATGGGCTCGACTGGGTCGGCTTGGGTGCCAAGACGAACATCGGCATGGGATGTTTCACAGTCGATTCTGAGATCGAGAGAAAGATTGAAGTCGAGGAGGAAACTGCACGTCGGCAACGCGACGCGGCGATTGAGGAAGCTCGCAAGGCGGCCGAGTTCACCGAGTCGCTTGCCAGTGCCTCGCCGCAACTGCAAGCATTGATGAAGCAACAAAGAGCGGAGAGCTGGACGCGTGCCGCCGACGATCAAAAAATGACCCAAGGCATCTTGGATTTTGCAAAATCGAATCCCGATCCACCGCAAGATTGTTTGGACTGGATTCGCGATTTCATCGAATCGATACCCAATTACAAAGGCGTATGGACCAACGCGAACGCGATGCAGGGGAAACGAAACGACAAACCCAAGTACGGGAGTCCAAAGGGATCCAAGGTCCGAGACATCGTCAACCAGCTAAACCCAGAATTAGAAAGCTAG
- a CDS encoding calcium-binding protein, translated as MKTIEIRWLSSLDPGEIEEVKQEATVDCYDEQEQCSGSTEMAGQELAFPFAAEVLGKSVEVVDTAHPKYDAMVLDLVVVHNGKRYAVAAHNVELLEPLPDGHLFLAA; from the coding sequence ATGAAGACGATTGAAATTAGGTGGTTGAGTTCACTCGATCCGGGCGAGATCGAGGAAGTCAAGCAAGAGGCAACCGTGGACTGCTATGACGAGCAAGAACAGTGCAGCGGCTCAACCGAAATGGCCGGTCAAGAACTCGCATTCCCCTTCGCCGCAGAGGTTTTGGGTAAATCCGTTGAAGTCGTCGATACCGCGCATCCGAAGTACGATGCGATGGTGCTCGACTTGGTCGTCGTTCACAACGGAAAACGCTACGCCGTGGCGGCTCATAACGTTGAATTATTAGAACCACTACCGGACGGCCATCTCTTTTTGGCCGCTTAG
- a CDS encoding ATP-binding protein, whose amino-acid sequence MHTWLDMDPRTNPFAPGAGTPPPELAGREHLLEKASIAVDRLAGKLNSRGMVFYGLRGVGKTVLLQQMRLNASADGYVTVPMEAPENRSLPSILLPALRATVIKNSTGAAAKAKFRDLLGVLASFANAVKAKYDDVEVVLDVAPTAGIADSGDLESDLCSLFSELGRIAADQATVVAIYIDELQYVSELELAALISALHQISQERLPVTLFAAGLPQLLGQLGKAKSYAERLFDFQEIGSLERAAAADALTIPARQQSVEFDSRALDHILDETKCYPYFIQEWGQHAWQIAPTSPITLVDAQATTESAIAHLDSSFFRVRFDRLTPQEKRYMRAMAELGPGAHRSGDVAEVLSRSVQSLGPCRSSLIRKGMAYSASHGDIAFTVPLFEGFMKRTMDLVID is encoded by the coding sequence GTGCATACTTGGTTAGATATGGACCCTCGTACCAACCCGTTCGCCCCCGGAGCTGGCACGCCCCCGCCTGAATTGGCGGGCCGCGAGCATTTGCTTGAGAAAGCCTCCATCGCCGTCGATCGCTTGGCGGGCAAGCTCAATAGCCGGGGAATGGTCTTCTATGGTTTGCGCGGCGTTGGCAAGACGGTGCTGCTCCAGCAAATGCGACTCAACGCCTCGGCCGATGGTTACGTAACGGTGCCGATGGAAGCACCCGAAAATCGTTCACTGCCGTCGATCTTGCTGCCCGCTCTCCGAGCGACAGTGATCAAGAATTCGACAGGTGCTGCCGCGAAGGCCAAGTTCCGCGACTTGCTGGGAGTGCTCGCGTCGTTCGCGAACGCGGTGAAAGCCAAGTATGACGATGTGGAAGTCGTTCTCGATGTCGCGCCGACCGCGGGGATCGCCGATAGTGGAGACCTGGAGAGCGACCTATGCAGCCTGTTCTCAGAACTGGGGAGGATTGCCGCTGACCAGGCCACCGTGGTCGCTATCTACATCGACGAATTGCAGTACGTTTCCGAACTGGAGCTTGCCGCGTTGATTTCGGCGTTGCATCAAATCAGCCAAGAGCGATTACCAGTTACTTTATTCGCGGCTGGATTACCCCAGTTGCTGGGCCAATTGGGAAAAGCAAAATCGTACGCCGAGCGACTCTTTGATTTCCAGGAGATCGGTTCGCTAGAACGGGCCGCAGCGGCAGACGCGTTGACCATTCCAGCTCGTCAGCAATCCGTTGAGTTTGACTCCAGGGCTCTGGATCATATTCTCGATGAAACAAAGTGCTATCCATATTTTATCCAGGAGTGGGGGCAACATGCTTGGCAGATCGCCCCCACATCACCGATTACGCTCGTCGACGCACAGGCAACTACCGAGTCAGCCATCGCGCATTTGGACAGCAGCTTTTTCCGGGTTCGCTTTGACCGGCTGACGCCACAGGAGAAACGCTACATGCGGGCGATGGCGGAACTCGGCCCAGGCGCGCATCGTAGTGGTGACGTGGCTGAAGTATTGTCGAGATCGGTTCAAAGCCTCGGGCCGTGCCGGAGCTCGCTAATCAGGAAAGGGATGGCTTACAGCGCGTCGCACGGAGACATTGCGTTCACGGTCCCGCTGTTTGAAGGGTTTATGAAACGCACGATGGACCTGGTGATCGACTAG
- the cas3g gene encoding type I-G CRISPR-associated helicase/endonuclease Cas3g: MDFDSFFQQATGRPPYPYQARLGTQEPLPQVLSVPTGVGKTAAAALAWLYRRRYADDAVKLATPRRLVYCLPMRTLVEQTRNAISGWVENLQIADRNTGGVRVAVLMGGEDDQRWFEHPEADQVLIGTQDMLLSRSLNRGYGMSRYAWPVHFSLLNNDSLWVIDETQLMGVGLTTTAQLAGLRRKLATYGQSHTLWMSATLDSNALATVDHLQSDGDDWSAETLQADDTNNERVFQLLNAKKPCVKASIELTPDNKKTYAGSLAELIVAAHVSGELTLVVVNRVNRAQEVFEAIKKLVGKLDVKPETSLIHSRFRPADRSNIQAAALDESTIPTAGRIVISTQAIEAGVDISSTVLFTELAPWSSLVQRFGRCNRRGMCGVNNKAAAQVHWIDIDTSNPKRVADLALPYEIAELEAARAAMNELAEVGPQSLAGVEVETPRVIHHVLRRKDLLDLFDTTADLSVNDLDVSRYIRDSDDCDVQVYWRDWDLKDKTLGGKPPMPKLDDGSVMFPAPSRDELCSVSIAAVRGSSAFIKKAANKDILCYTWDSLDRQWQVVKPNAARPGMVLLFHSRAGGYDRELGWTADPKHAPVSDCRSEVGVLQASMDEDDLAGRPLSVEAHLRDVGQAAVALRQALQSELTDVPWSSVIRAAWWHDVGKSHPAFQGAVIASNSQLDPNQLWAKSGKSGYLNYQIVPSETPDVDSDVMIEVLLQLRRGFRHELASALAWLQQHPHDPASDLIAYLIAAHHGKVRMSLRSMPNENQPPDAGRLFARGIWDGDELPRIEIGNAEGDISEATKLSLGLMQLGECDGHPSWLARTIGLRDDLGPFRLAFLESMVRVADWRGSEKGTSK, encoded by the coding sequence ATGGATTTTGACTCATTCTTTCAACAAGCGACAGGGCGTCCGCCCTATCCCTACCAAGCCCGTTTGGGAACACAAGAGCCGCTTCCACAGGTTTTAAGCGTGCCTACCGGAGTAGGGAAAACCGCTGCAGCTGCGTTGGCTTGGCTGTACCGTCGGCGCTACGCGGATGACGCAGTGAAGTTGGCAACGCCAAGACGTCTCGTATATTGCCTGCCAATGCGGACGTTGGTGGAACAGACTCGTAATGCGATTTCTGGCTGGGTGGAGAATTTGCAAATTGCCGATCGAAATACAGGTGGGGTTCGTGTCGCTGTACTGATGGGTGGCGAAGATGATCAGCGATGGTTCGAGCATCCTGAAGCCGATCAAGTATTGATCGGTACTCAGGACATGCTGCTTTCACGATCGCTCAATCGTGGCTACGGGATGAGCCGCTACGCTTGGCCCGTTCACTTTTCGCTACTCAACAACGACAGTTTATGGGTGATCGACGAGACGCAGTTGATGGGCGTCGGTCTGACAACAACTGCTCAGCTGGCGGGACTGCGACGCAAGTTAGCAACGTACGGACAATCGCATACGCTGTGGATGTCGGCCACGCTGGATTCCAATGCGTTGGCAACCGTCGATCACCTGCAATCCGATGGTGATGATTGGTCGGCCGAAACACTTCAGGCTGATGACACGAATAATGAGCGGGTGTTTCAGCTGCTCAATGCAAAGAAGCCGTGCGTTAAAGCTAGCATTGAGTTAACTCCCGACAACAAAAAAACATACGCCGGATCGTTGGCGGAATTGATTGTCGCCGCACACGTTTCCGGCGAGCTAACATTGGTCGTGGTCAACCGTGTGAATCGAGCGCAGGAGGTCTTCGAAGCGATTAAAAAACTGGTAGGCAAACTGGATGTGAAACCGGAAACATCGCTGATCCATTCGCGTTTTCGACCTGCCGATCGATCAAACATTCAAGCCGCAGCACTTGACGAGTCGACGATTCCCACAGCTGGACGGATCGTGATTTCTACTCAGGCTATCGAAGCGGGCGTGGATATTTCGTCGACCGTCTTATTCACAGAACTCGCCCCCTGGTCATCCTTGGTGCAACGATTCGGTCGCTGCAATCGGCGTGGAATGTGTGGTGTAAACAATAAAGCCGCAGCCCAGGTTCACTGGATTGACATCGATACGTCCAATCCGAAACGAGTCGCGGATTTGGCGTTGCCGTACGAAATTGCCGAACTCGAGGCTGCTCGCGCGGCTATGAATGAGCTAGCGGAGGTCGGGCCACAGTCACTTGCGGGCGTCGAAGTCGAAACACCACGCGTTATTCACCATGTTTTACGTCGCAAGGATTTGCTTGATCTGTTCGATACGACCGCTGACTTGAGCGTAAACGATCTCGATGTATCGCGCTATATTCGAGATAGCGATGATTGCGACGTCCAAGTCTACTGGCGAGACTGGGACCTAAAAGACAAAACGCTCGGTGGCAAGCCGCCGATGCCGAAGCTCGACGATGGCAGTGTTATGTTCCCTGCTCCATCCCGAGACGAACTTTGTTCGGTTTCGATCGCGGCGGTTCGCGGCAGTTCGGCATTCATCAAGAAAGCAGCCAACAAAGATATTCTTTGCTATACATGGGATTCACTCGATCGACAGTGGCAAGTGGTCAAACCGAATGCGGCTCGACCCGGCATGGTGTTACTGTTTCATTCGCGAGCCGGTGGCTATGACAGAGAACTGGGTTGGACAGCCGATCCAAAGCATGCCCCCGTCTCCGATTGCCGGAGCGAAGTCGGAGTGCTTCAAGCGTCGATGGATGAAGACGATTTGGCTGGTAGGCCATTAAGTGTAGAAGCCCACTTGCGGGATGTCGGACAGGCAGCGGTCGCCCTGCGACAAGCACTCCAGAGTGAACTAACCGATGTGCCATGGTCGTCGGTCATCCGAGCTGCTTGGTGGCATGATGTTGGCAAGAGTCATCCAGCGTTCCAGGGTGCAGTCATTGCATCGAATTCCCAACTGGATCCCAATCAGCTGTGGGCAAAGTCGGGCAAGAGCGGTTACCTGAACTATCAGATTGTCCCTTCCGAAACGCCAGATGTCGACTCTGATGTCATGATTGAGGTCCTGCTCCAGCTTCGTCGCGGCTTTCGCCACGAATTGGCCAGTGCACTCGCTTGGCTGCAACAGCATCCTCATGATCCGGCATCCGACTTGATTGCCTACTTGATCGCCGCCCATCACGGCAAGGTTCGAATGAGCTTGAGAAGCATGCCCAATGAGAATCAACCGCCCGATGCTGGCCGGTTATTCGCTCGCGGAATATGGGATGGCGATGAATTGCCCCGGATCGAGATCGGCAATGCCGAAGGAGATATTTCTGAAGCAACCAAATTGTCTCTGGGATTAATGCAGCTAGGCGAGTGCGATGGTCATCCAAGTTGGTTGGCTCGCACGATCGGACTGCGTGACGATCTTGGACCATTTCGGCTGGCGTTTCTGGAATCAATGGTTCGTGTCGCTGACTGGCGTGGTAGCGAGAAAGGAACCTCCAAATGA
- the cas8g1 gene encoding type I-G CRISPR-associated protein Cas8g1/Csx17: MSNQLHTINLKGCSPTPLAHYLKALGILRLVAEQVDTTALCWWKNDSFWLRSTLNETALQEFFLNQYSPTPLVAPWNGGSGFNPKDNQDAMKAIEGGEAARFCSYRDVLAQCKSLLTNMPEDEEKANLLLLCRNTLPDNVLTWLDAAFVLTGAGPKYPPLLGTGGNDGRLEFTNNFMQHLISLLNPTDGNAAVDAEARIEESLFAELSCCRSRGTIGQYDPGSLGGSNSGSGFDGYSTVNSWDYVLMLEGAIMFAAASTKRLESGDSGALAYPFCVRSTGVGYRSSSDTDEASSRAEMWLPIWESPASFAAITTLLSEGRVETRKRKAKNGVDFARAIASLGVDRGINEFQRYGFQQRNGLAYLAVPLARFQVKAQPEAEELLAPLDHWLDRFRRAATGKTAPARAGRALRQLESSILNLCQRGDATDVQATLIALGEAEASVAISKQLRDGSMGSGISPLPLLSDDWLIKSYDCSCEFRLAAALASVTHSSVGPIRRHFEPIDPTTWRSRYPKWARDASDPAIVWTSGSLTQNLSAILNRRMIDVMKSGKDDASKELLAPLRGRLVATLPDIAAFIGGAVNDERIESLFKAFCLMDFPQSKEGFAKVMQTLHAPQVGRAMPDAAYGLLKLCYLPHRLNDVAIVLNPQILRRATLGDGAEATRLASRRLTASGFGPAADALPMSRQQAQRTAAALLFPISKKDADRLSHRVLHQSEPNVDTSVAHPG, encoded by the coding sequence ATGAGCAACCAACTCCATACGATCAACTTGAAGGGCTGCTCGCCGACGCCTCTGGCACACTACTTGAAAGCACTCGGGATCTTGCGGCTTGTTGCTGAGCAAGTGGACACAACCGCGCTGTGCTGGTGGAAGAATGATTCGTTCTGGCTACGGTCGACACTGAATGAAACGGCGTTACAGGAATTTTTCTTGAATCAGTACAGTCCAACTCCACTTGTTGCGCCGTGGAACGGCGGGAGCGGATTCAATCCAAAAGACAATCAAGACGCGATGAAGGCGATTGAAGGCGGAGAGGCCGCGAGATTTTGCTCTTACCGCGATGTTCTTGCACAGTGCAAATCTCTCCTGACGAATATGCCCGAGGATGAGGAGAAGGCCAATCTTTTGTTGTTATGCCGAAATACTCTACCAGATAATGTGTTGACGTGGCTGGATGCTGCATTTGTCCTTACCGGCGCTGGACCTAAATATCCGCCGCTTCTGGGTACAGGCGGAAACGATGGTCGCCTGGAGTTCACGAATAACTTCATGCAGCATTTGATCTCGCTATTGAATCCTACGGATGGGAATGCGGCAGTGGATGCGGAAGCTCGAATTGAGGAATCGCTGTTTGCCGAGCTGAGCTGTTGCCGAAGTCGCGGTACGATCGGTCAGTACGACCCAGGTAGCCTCGGCGGATCGAATAGTGGTTCGGGTTTCGATGGCTATAGCACGGTGAACTCATGGGATTATGTGTTGATGCTGGAGGGGGCGATCATGTTCGCGGCGGCGTCCACCAAGCGATTGGAGTCGGGCGACAGTGGAGCACTTGCCTATCCGTTTTGCGTTCGTTCAACGGGTGTGGGATACCGAAGCAGCAGCGATACGGACGAGGCCTCCTCTCGGGCCGAAATGTGGCTTCCGATTTGGGAGTCGCCCGCGAGCTTTGCCGCTATCACGACATTGCTCTCCGAAGGACGCGTGGAAACACGTAAACGAAAGGCAAAAAACGGGGTCGATTTTGCGAGGGCGATCGCGTCTTTAGGTGTCGATCGCGGTATCAATGAGTTCCAGCGTTATGGATTTCAGCAACGTAACGGCCTTGCCTATCTTGCCGTGCCACTGGCTCGTTTCCAAGTCAAGGCTCAACCCGAAGCAGAAGAGCTACTGGCTCCGCTCGACCACTGGCTCGATCGGTTTCGTCGTGCGGCGACGGGAAAGACGGCTCCGGCGCGCGCCGGGCGAGCGTTGCGACAACTTGAGTCGAGCATTTTGAACCTTTGCCAGCGAGGCGACGCCACCGACGTGCAGGCAACTTTGATCGCGTTGGGCGAAGCAGAAGCCAGTGTTGCCATTTCAAAACAACTGCGTGATGGCAGCATGGGCAGCGGAATCAGTCCGCTGCCGCTTCTGAGCGACGATTGGTTGATAAAGTCATACGATTGTAGTTGCGAATTTAGATTGGCTGCCGCCTTGGCCAGTGTTACCCACAGCTCGGTTGGTCCTATCCGTCGACATTTCGAACCGATCGATCCGACGACTTGGAGGTCGCGATATCCCAAATGGGCTCGCGACGCATCCGACCCTGCGATCGTTTGGACCAGCGGCTCGCTCACCCAAAACTTGTCCGCCATCCTGAATCGCCGCATGATCGACGTGATGAAGTCTGGCAAAGATGATGCGTCAAAGGAATTACTCGCCCCACTTCGCGGTCGCTTAGTAGCAACCTTGCCGGACATCGCAGCGTTTATTGGTGGCGCTGTTAATGACGAACGTATCGAAAGCCTGTTCAAGGCCTTTTGCCTGATGGACTTTCCCCAATCCAAAGAGGGCTTTGCGAAAGTCATGCAGACATTGCATGCTCCTCAGGTCGGACGCGCGATGCCCGATGCGGCGTATGGTTTACTCAAGCTTTGCTACCTGCCTCACAGACTCAATGACGTTGCCATCGTGTTAAACCCGCAAATCTTACGGCGAGCCACATTGGGTGATGGTGCGGAAGCGACACGACTGGCTTCGCGGCGATTGACTGCGTCTGGTTTTGGACCAGCTGCCGACGCATTGCCGATGAGTCGCCAGCAGGCCCAGCGAACCGCCGCAGCTTTGTTGTTCCCGATTTCGAAAAAGGACGCCGACCGGTTATCACACCGTGTGTTGCATCAGTCTGAGCCAAACGTTGACACGAGTGTCGCCCATCCGGGCTGA
- the cas7g gene encoding type I-G CRISPR-associated RAMP protein Csb1/Cas7g — MTIQFDALKSAPRLLVEIPLKPIQGSRFQPTGFPDLGAATFKGFNGAGDPVDCLLVESAQSVANRLESVCWDEGNNSLVSPLNGLPYVQTTLPDGTVTDSIREAHRLNSPYIASSKSPEFDAIKDSIGFEANKPFNRQKLAKALLKYDPCSLLHGTFLEKLGGVVRLPRVISGFVEAEGIEVASAGGVKFDRVQPGTGENTPYGKAAEGYGNVPYHRDEYTARSIVAYFNLDLAQLRGYGLGENAECLLIAISLYKIRKFLSEGLRLRTACDLEATDGIIVKRPLGFDFPELEFLESELPGLVQRAADEKLFADPAVTQMSYKK, encoded by the coding sequence ATGACAATTCAATTCGACGCATTAAAATCCGCACCCCGACTGTTGGTGGAAATTCCTCTCAAGCCGATTCAAGGGTCTCGTTTTCAGCCGACTGGTTTTCCGGATCTCGGTGCCGCGACGTTCAAAGGGTTCAACGGTGCGGGCGATCCGGTTGACTGCCTGCTGGTCGAATCCGCTCAATCGGTAGCCAATCGGTTGGAATCGGTCTGTTGGGATGAGGGTAACAATTCGCTGGTGTCTCCGCTCAATGGCCTGCCCTACGTACAAACCACTTTGCCCGACGGAACGGTGACCGACTCAATTCGCGAAGCGCATCGATTGAATTCGCCTTACATCGCGTCCTCAAAGTCTCCAGAGTTCGATGCGATCAAAGATTCCATCGGGTTTGAAGCTAACAAACCATTCAATCGCCAAAAACTAGCCAAGGCACTGCTGAAGTATGATCCATGCAGTTTGCTTCACGGTACTTTTCTCGAAAAACTTGGCGGTGTCGTTCGCTTGCCTCGAGTAATCTCGGGATTCGTAGAGGCCGAAGGAATTGAGGTTGCCTCGGCCGGTGGAGTGAAGTTCGATCGTGTGCAACCAGGCACCGGTGAGAACACTCCTTACGGTAAAGCGGCCGAAGGCTATGGTAACGTGCCATACCATCGCGACGAGTACACGGCGAGATCGATCGTAGCCTACTTCAATCTCGACCTGGCACAACTGCGCGGCTATGGCCTAGGCGAGAATGCTGAATGCCTATTGATCGCCATTTCACTGTACAAAATTCGCAAATTCCTAAGTGAAGGCTTACGGCTTCGCACTGCATGCGATTTGGAAGCGACCGATGGCATCATCGTCAAGCGGCCCTTGGGCTTCGATTTCCCAGAATTAGAATTCCTCGAGAGCGAACTGCCAGGGCTTGTCCAGAGAGCGGCAGATGAAAAACTTTTTGCGGATCCCGCTGTTACCCAAATGAGCTACAAGAAATAA